A genomic region of Paenibacillus sp. PL2-23 contains the following coding sequences:
- a CDS encoding AraC family transcriptional regulator: MLKVHGVMQLQGHSTWSHRVMVQPYDLLLLITAGKLVYQCNDDIYPLEKGQIVYIPKGTSRIGIHNGMAHEKWVLRFICQGVEDELSMLAGQETIVLRTGRYYEMEQLFSKLNRYWNEKDPCFETLCQAIAVEMLALANREIIFEGRSAEAGKWGYLQQTFHYIKENYRSSLSIEELAEQVKKNKSYLITAYKKKYGYTPLEHMHKIRISKGEELLQNSTLTVEAIAARLGYCDASYFYRKFKKETGLSPSAYRMQV; encoded by the coding sequence ATGCTTAAAGTTCACGGTGTTATGCAGCTGCAAGGTCATTCAACTTGGTCGCATCGAGTTATGGTTCAACCCTATGACCTGCTGCTTCTGATTACTGCCGGCAAGCTTGTCTATCAATGTAATGACGACATTTATCCACTTGAAAAAGGACAAATTGTATATATCCCCAAAGGAACAAGCCGTATTGGAATCCATAACGGTATGGCCCATGAAAAGTGGGTGCTGCGATTTATATGTCAAGGGGTGGAGGATGAGCTGAGCATGCTGGCTGGACAGGAGACTATTGTTCTTCGTACAGGTCGTTACTATGAAATGGAGCAATTGTTCTCAAAGCTCAACCGATATTGGAATGAAAAAGATCCTTGCTTTGAAACCTTGTGCCAGGCAATTGCAGTAGAAATGCTGGCGCTTGCCAACAGGGAAATCATATTCGAGGGTAGATCAGCCGAGGCTGGAAAATGGGGGTACTTGCAACAGACTTTCCATTACATTAAAGAAAATTACCGTTCATCTCTATCTATCGAGGAGCTCGCTGAACAGGTGAAAAAAAACAAATCATATCTCATTACAGCGTACAAAAAAAAGTATGGGTATACACCTCTGGAGCATATGCACAAAATTCGTATATCAAAGGGGGAGGAGCTGCTGCAGAACTCTACCCTCACTGTTGAAGCCATCGCCGCTCGACTCGGCTACTGTGACGCGTCTTACTTCTATCGGAAGTTCAAGAAAGAGACGGGCCTCTCCCCGTCCGCTTACAGGATGCAGGTATGA
- a CDS encoding helix-turn-helix domain-containing protein, whose protein sequence is MMYHLLIVDDEDIAIRGIRHGIDWSDTEIAELFEAYDAEEAKEIMLRERIDIVLSDIDMPSENGIQLLRWVNEHRPDTVTLFLTGHADFSYAQQAVHLDCFDYLLKPIDHAELKSCIAKAIGKIKAQRQTRLIEDTYSQYAQQWRCQRPVLVERFWQDYMHYRLPASPERLQPILDMYELPLAASGSVQAVLVSIEQWREQWSARDEEIMTYAVKNAAEELLLDGGEGAVVQEPNGMLYVLLYNPTAACQEAMNTRCKTFIQQCQAVLHCQLSCYIASPSTLQELRSRLHTLMELEKNNVSRCGSVWTDDKESKADASSSSRTSFQVSDWSLLLTLGKRTELAYRIDECFDRMTEQQTDYTALASFYFGFMHMLFEWLQERSLHVTDVYPKGEWEEGQPALRSVAKLRAWTHRICAMTAAYSLDKGKGVSRTIEKVQRYMKEHLHEDFSREKAAEHVYLNPAYLSRLFRKETGATLTDYLTELRMAKAREELASTNERISDIAGAVGYANFSHFSHAFKRLTGLTPQEYRKQHQRLTM, encoded by the coding sequence ATGATGTACCATCTGCTTATTGTAGATGACGAAGATATTGCGATTCGCGGCATCCGCCATGGGATCGATTGGTCGGATACTGAAATTGCGGAGCTGTTCGAAGCATACGATGCCGAAGAGGCCAAGGAAATTATGCTGCGGGAACGCATCGATATCGTGCTGTCGGATATTGATATGCCCAGCGAGAACGGGATCCAGCTGCTGCGATGGGTCAACGAGCATCGTCCGGATACGGTGACGCTGTTTCTTACCGGACATGCCGATTTCTCTTATGCGCAGCAGGCTGTGCATTTGGATTGCTTTGATTATTTGCTCAAGCCTATTGACCATGCAGAGCTGAAGAGCTGCATCGCCAAGGCAATCGGGAAGATCAAGGCCCAAAGGCAGACGCGGCTTATTGAGGATACCTACAGCCAATATGCCCAGCAATGGCGGTGTCAGCGCCCTGTGCTGGTGGAGAGGTTCTGGCAGGATTACATGCATTATCGCTTGCCTGCAAGCCCTGAGCGGCTGCAGCCTATTCTGGATATGTATGAGCTGCCGCTGGCAGCCAGCGGCTCCGTTCAGGCGGTGCTGGTGAGCATCGAGCAATGGCGGGAGCAATGGTCGGCGCGGGATGAGGAAATTATGACGTATGCGGTCAAAAATGCGGCGGAGGAGCTGCTGCTGGACGGCGGCGAGGGGGCTGTTGTACAGGAGCCTAATGGCATGCTTTACGTATTGCTTTACAATCCAACAGCAGCCTGCCAGGAGGCGATGAACACACGCTGCAAGACGTTTATACAGCAATGCCAGGCTGTGCTTCACTGCCAGCTGTCCTGCTATATCGCAAGCCCATCTACACTGCAGGAGCTGCGAAGCCGGCTGCATACCTTGATGGAGCTGGAGAAAAACAATGTCAGCCGCTGCGGCTCCGTATGGACGGATGACAAGGAGAGTAAGGCCGACGCAAGCTCATCCAGCCGCACCTCCTTCCAAGTGTCGGACTGGAGCCTGCTGCTGACTCTGGGCAAACGCACGGAGCTGGCTTATCGCATTGACGAATGCTTTGACCGAATGACGGAGCAGCAAACGGATTATACAGCGCTGGCTTCCTTCTATTTCGGCTTTATGCATATGCTGTTCGAATGGCTGCAGGAGCGCTCGCTCCATGTAACGGATGTATACCCCAAGGGTGAATGGGAGGAGGGCCAGCCGGCGCTGCGGTCTGTGGCCAAGCTGCGGGCGTGGACACATCGCATCTGCGCCATGACAGCCGCTTATTCCCTGGATAAGGGGAAAGGCGTCTCTCGGACGATAGAGAAGGTGCAGCGATATATGAAGGAGCATCTGCACGAGGATTTCAGCCGGGAAAAAGCGGCGGAGCATGTGTATCTGAACCCAGCGTATCTATCCCGGCTATTCAGGAAGGAGACGGGAGCTACGCTGACGGACTACTTGACGGAGCTGCGAATGGCCAAAGCCAGGGAGGAGCTGGCGTCAACGAACGAAAGGATCAGCGACATCGCTGGAGCTGTCGGTTACGCCAACTTCTCTCACTTCTCCCATGCCTTCAAGCGATTAACAGGCTTGACCCCGCAGGAATACCGGAAGCAGCACCAGCGTTTAACGATGTAA
- a CDS encoding ABC transporter permease subunit → MATLQILRKYWMFYVMMLPAIVILLVNNYIPMFGILIAFKNINYADGFLGSPWSGLRNFEYLFKTKDAWIITRNTLLYNAGFIALNLIVPLAFAIMLNEMRSRFMAKLHQTIMFLPYFLSMVVISYLAFAFMSDEHGFLNKTVLPMLGMEQIKWYFTKEVWPYVLPLVNTWKWVGYYTVIYMAAIIGIDEEYYEAATIDGASKWKQITSITIPLIMPVIVIMTLLQIGRIFNADFGLFFQVPRESGVLFPVTNVIDTYVYRTFLTVGDIGLSSAAGLLQSVVGFALVFLSNWVVRRINKDNALF, encoded by the coding sequence ATGGCGACGCTACAGATTCTTCGGAAGTATTGGATGTTCTACGTCATGATGCTGCCGGCTATCGTCATCCTGCTCGTCAACAACTATATTCCGATGTTCGGCATCCTGATCGCGTTCAAAAATATTAATTACGCGGACGGTTTCCTGGGGAGCCCATGGTCCGGGCTGCGGAACTTCGAATACCTGTTCAAAACAAAGGACGCTTGGATCATTACGAGAAATACGCTGCTCTACAACGCGGGCTTCATTGCGCTCAACCTCATTGTCCCGCTGGCGTTCGCCATCATGCTGAATGAGATGCGCAGCCGCTTCATGGCGAAGCTGCATCAGACCATTATGTTTTTGCCGTATTTCTTGTCGATGGTGGTCATCAGCTATCTGGCGTTTGCCTTCATGAGCGATGAGCACGGATTTCTGAACAAGACGGTATTGCCGATGCTGGGCATGGAGCAAATCAAATGGTATTTCACCAAAGAAGTGTGGCCGTACGTGCTGCCGCTTGTGAATACCTGGAAGTGGGTCGGTTATTACACCGTCATCTATATGGCCGCGATTATTGGCATTGACGAGGAGTATTACGAAGCGGCAACCATCGATGGTGCGAGCAAGTGGAAGCAAATCACATCCATCACCATTCCACTTATTATGCCGGTTATCGTCATTATGACGCTTCTGCAGATCGGCCGCATCTTCAATGCCGATTTCGGCCTGTTCTTCCAGGTGCCTCGCGAATCCGGTGTGCTGTTCCCTGTCACCAATGTCATTGATACGTATGTATACCGCACCTTCCTGACAGTTGGCGATATCGGGCTGTCCTCAGCAGCCGGCCTGCTGCAATCCGTTGTCGGGTTCGCGCTGGTGTTCCTGTCGAATTGGGTCGTGCGGCGGATCAATAAGGACAACGCTTTATTCTAA
- a CDS encoding histidine kinase codes for MKFQFSIRTILIVGFLSVIVPTFVFMMLNHFYSRDIVRVKVAETYRNTLDLFVGQTDDNLDEITNYLTNMAILDVDVGMLMSFPINSDLYTLTKIRIDTKLKRDVDVYSVIDSVFVYHQHDIILGTNSDYSDAKAIIETHMKDRTVEKNDFTGDRYRKWEVRFDQRMPGQFFLLNSIEVSNGMHVGAVIRVIDVNERLTTQWNDGDIGYAGIWLREGEELKELLTEVDPPVQTKGMAITNAAFQTLKNERNGQSFLVMNRPSRLVEFAFQVIVPEEALLKELMFFRNVALFAPIGLVLILSMYLIIIRRTLFKPLQELIAGMRKISHGLLDVRLKRGKTIEFEFLGDTFNKMAEQIKTLKIDVYEEQLRVKQGELRQLQAQINPHFYMNSLNIIYNLAALNDTESVKKMSLHLADYFRFIMRTNRDTITLGEELAHISNYITIQHMRFPGRLICEVEADAEVQQIAIPALTLQPFVENAIIHGFKNRRKPLHIHIAAHRMEDPGGSSTLALTVTDNGTGYPEEVLDGLRRKQFKPQEGSSGLGIMNVVDRLSILYGDAVSIVFSNVEEAGARVELLIPLHQQQLAKELS; via the coding sequence ATGAAATTTCAGTTTTCGATTCGAACCATTCTGATCGTTGGTTTTCTATCCGTCATTGTGCCCACCTTTGTATTTATGATGCTGAACCACTTCTATTCCAGGGACATTGTTCGCGTGAAGGTGGCCGAGACTTATCGTAACACGCTGGATTTGTTTGTAGGACAGACCGATGATAATCTCGATGAGATTACGAATTACTTGACTAATATGGCGATTCTGGACGTTGATGTCGGCATGCTAATGTCATTCCCCATCAACAGCGATTTGTATACGCTTACAAAAATTCGTATTGATACGAAGCTGAAGCGAGACGTAGATGTATACAGTGTAATCGACAGCGTATTTGTTTATCATCAGCATGACATCATCTTGGGCACAAATAGCGATTACAGCGATGCAAAAGCGATAATTGAGACGCATATGAAGGACCGAACGGTTGAAAAAAACGACTTCACGGGAGATCGGTATCGCAAATGGGAGGTTCGCTTCGATCAGCGTATGCCGGGGCAGTTTTTTCTGCTGAACAGCATCGAGGTATCAAACGGCATGCACGTGGGAGCGGTTATTCGCGTAATCGACGTGAATGAAAGGCTGACGACCCAGTGGAATGATGGGGATATCGGCTATGCGGGCATTTGGCTGAGGGAGGGCGAGGAGCTGAAGGAGCTCCTCACTGAGGTCGATCCTCCGGTTCAGACCAAAGGAATGGCGATAACGAATGCCGCCTTTCAGACGTTGAAGAACGAGCGGAACGGCCAGTCCTTTCTTGTGATGAACCGTCCCAGCCGGCTGGTGGAATTCGCCTTCCAGGTGATAGTACCGGAGGAGGCGCTGCTTAAGGAGCTGATGTTTTTCCGCAATGTGGCGTTGTTCGCCCCGATTGGTCTCGTGCTTATCTTGTCCATGTATCTGATCATCATTCGAAGGACATTGTTCAAACCGCTGCAGGAGCTTATTGCAGGTATGAGGAAAATTTCGCACGGCTTGCTGGATGTAAGGCTGAAGCGAGGCAAAACCATCGAATTCGAATTTCTTGGCGATACGTTTAATAAGATGGCGGAGCAAATCAAAACGCTCAAGATTGACGTTTACGAGGAGCAGCTGCGTGTGAAGCAAGGCGAGCTCAGACAGCTGCAGGCGCAGATCAATCCTCATTTTTATATGAACAGCCTGAATATTATATATAACCTGGCGGCGCTGAATGATACGGAATCCGTCAAAAAAATGTCGCTGCACCTCGCGGATTACTTCCGCTTCATTATGCGTACGAATCGCGATACGATTACGCTTGGCGAGGAGCTTGCCCATATCAGCAACTATATAACGATTCAGCATATGCGGTTTCCAGGACGGCTTATATGCGAGGTGGAGGCGGATGCAGAGGTGCAGCAGATAGCGATTCCGGCCTTGACCCTGCAGCCTTTTGTGGAAAATGCCATTATTCATGGCTTCAAGAACCGAAGAAAGCCGCTGCATATCCATATTGCCGCCCATAGGATGGAGGATCCGGGTGGCAGCTCCACGCTTGCCCTGACCGTTACGGATAATGGCACAGGTTATCCGGAGGAGGTGCTGGATGGGCTTCGACGGAAGCAATTCAAGCCGCAAGAGGGGAGCTCCGGTCTCGGCATAATGAATGTCGTCGACCGACTGTCCATTCTATACGGAGACGCCGTTTCCATCGTCTTCTCCAATGTGGAGGAGGCCGGAGCGAGAGTGGAGCTGCTTATTCCGCTGCATCAGCAGCAATTGGCCAAGGAGTTGAGCTGA